The segment GAAGTCGACTTGTAGGTTCAGTATGTTTTATAGGCAAAAAAGTTCTGCCCCTCCACTACAATGTTATAtagctgtgacctttgaccttgttcAATGAAACTGACATGGCCTGTATGGGACAACTTTCATCAATATCAGTGTcttatggttttgtttttttttttgttttgttttttagaaacTGATGAAAGTATTGAGAAATGCCCTGCCCTCTACTGTAAACAAGAAAAATGATTCAGAATCCACATCCAGATCCTGATCaacaccaaaaacaaaaatgtgttcCACTTCTTGATACGCCAGTTGTTACAAAATATTCAGAAGAATGGACTTGAACGTGACAGACTGATGAATATTTTCCTTctttgtcatttttttccccttttttaaaaTACTGGTGTTCGTATTTGAACCTCACATCATGCTTCTTGCTGTCAGTCTGTTTTCTTTCATAAAGTTCAACCTTAACAGGTTCTCTGAGAACCAGAAACGTTCCAGCACTTTGCCGCTTACATCTCAAGATCCTTCATCCACTGTGAATTCCTAGCTGTTCCTGCATGTCTTCCAGCTGGTCTGTTTGGTTCTCCTCCTCTGGTTCTGAATCTTCATCTTGCTGCTGTGATTCCTGGTTCATGTGTTCTTCTGAAGCTTCATGCTGCTCCTCTTCGTCCACCTTTGACTCATCACGTTCGTTCTCTAGATTCTCCGAACTCTCAAAACAGCCCGAGTCCCTCGGCTGTGTGGAATTCCCTTGAGATCCGTTATCCTCTTCTGTGTCAGGATCTTCTTCAGCTACAGCAGGTGAACATAAAACACAGTTTAggtgcttcagaaaaaaaaaggctttagATATGACCAGATtttgaaaaatgcacaaatattGGTTTTGTATGTTTGGTCTGATGGTGATTCAGATCTTTTATGGCGGAAGGGATTTGGTCATAGTGATTTTTACATCTGCAATAAGATTTTATTATCAGATGcgctgtttgcttgttttgaacTAGCCTTCATAACTATATTGATGAATTAAATTTCACATTagggtttttgtaaaaaaaaaaaatggaggtaCATCAGTACAGTTGTGAATATATTTCTCTTAAATCTGATCTTTGGTCAGAACATACAGCGTGTTGGTTGTGGCTAAAGAAGTACCAGAGGACATGTTGGCTGTCTTTGCAGTTTTCACTGTGAAATAATAATAGAGTACTTTACAATATACTTGTGCATATTTTGAAAATTGCTATTTAAATGTGCTCCAAATGATAAATAATTAGTacaaaaatatttaattcagtaaaaaaaagctACATATATATTGGaaagtatgtatgtatatatatatatatatatatgtatgtgtgtgtgtgtgtgtgtgtgtgtgtgtgtgtgtgtgtgtgtgtgtgtgtgtgtgtgtgtgtgtgtgtgtatgtatatatattgctACTTTAAATGTTTATCTTTTTGGTTACAAAAGAAGATCAATATCTGTGCCTTCTGAAACCACTTGAGAAGGTTGTGAAATGAAATTATTTAGGAAGTAACTTTGATATGACACAATCTGGTGTCAAATAATTGTGCATTTATACACCACaggatgtacagtgaggaaaataagtatttgaacaccctgcagttttgcaagttctcccacttagaaatcatggaggggtctgaaattttcatcttaggtgcatgtaaactgtgagagacataatctaaaaaaaatctggaaattacaatgtatgatttttttaataatttatttgtatgttactgctgcaaatacgtatttgaacacctaccaaccagcaagaattctggctctcacagacctgttaatttttctttaagaagccctcttattctgtactctttacctgtattaattgcacctgtttgaacttgttatctgtataaaagacacctgttcacacactcaatcaatcacactccaacctgtccaccatagccaagaccaaagagctgtctaaggacaccagggacaaaactgtagacctgcacaaggctgggatggactacaggacaacaggcaagcagcttggttgaagacaactgttatgattatttattagaaagtggaagaaacacaagatgactgtcaatctccctcagtctgggattccatgcaagatctcactttgtggggtaaggatgattctgagaaagctcagaactacacaggaggacctggtcaatgacctgaagagagctgggaccacagtcacaaagattacattagtaacacatgatgctgtcatggtttaaaatcctgcagggcagcaaggtccccctgctcaagccagcacatgtccaggcccgtttgaagttcaccagtgaccatctggatgatccagaggaggcatgggagaaggttgtgtggtcagatgagaccagaatagagctttttggaatcaactccacttaccatgtttagaggatgagaacaaccccaagaaaaccatcccaaccgtgaagcatgggggtggaaacatcatactctgggggtgctcttctgcaaaggggacaggacgactgcaccgtattgaagggaggatggatggatgaggtcatgtattgtgagattttggcaaacaacctccttccctcagtaagagcattgaagatgggtcatggctgggtcttccagcatgacaatgaccccaaacacacagccagggctccgtaagaagcattacaaggtcctggagtggcctggccagtctccagacctgaactcaatataaaatctttggagggagctgaaactccaaacctgaaagatttggagaagatctgtatggaggagtggaccaaaatccttgctgcagtgtgtgaaaacttggtcaagaactacaggaaacgtttgacctctgtaattgcaaacaaaggctactgtaccaaatattaacattgattttcacaggtgttcaaatacttatttgcagcagtaacatacaaagaaactataaaaaaaatcatacattgtgatttccggaattttttttagattatgtctctcacagtggacatgcacctaatatgaaaatttcagacccctccatgatttctaaatgggagaacttgcaaaatcgcagggtgttcaaattgtgatgtcacccacaggttttccGAACCACGGAGTTGAAGTTCAAATgttgccaacccataaatgggtaacggCATGGAGGGTGGACAAGACTGCCCCGACCAgggtgggacaaatgaagcctgaacatgccctcCTCCCTCAAAAATACAGAGCTAGTTAAGGCTAACAGGCTATGCAACCTTGTTTTGGGTGTTTGATTTTTGTGGACTTGCTCATGGTTCTTATGTGTCACTGCTAGCAGGTGGCTACCTGGAGCCAGCAcacgagctgtcactcaaagcagccacgcctctaattattcataattttatggcttaaaatagcttaaatggatgagttatataaaaatctccccctccctcccatacagttgtcatgaatgggCAGCCCAGTTGCACGCTTTTTTTCCGTGCCAACCCTATCCCAAACCATAACCACACCCTCCCAAGACACCCCCCCCCGCATCACCCCgcattttgtgctcccatgacgaaagaaattcgtgctcccatcatgaaaattagtcttttttgtgacggtatcaccaaccatttattaatttacttttcatgacGCCAGCAGgaaatggtgtgagattgggttggaatGGGAAAAGTAGAGACCAAAACCttcttgttatttttttttttttttttgcaccaagctgtacatttttttcctcctgatttaaatttggacattttaacatgggcatctACGGGGGAGTGACTCACTTTTCGAGCTAGCCACACTGCTCAGCGTACCACTCTCCTTGGcgtgacatctctgctattttggcattatgGGGTAGCTCATcaacagattgagctcgccggactactttcgtttGACCCAGTTCCTGGTTGTTTGCAAAATGGCGCTGAATTTGccaacatgagaagatgctgctggatgagtgcgaGTATTAACTTAGAATCATTTATCATTTAACAcacaagatacacaagttcttgtccCAAATATActtctgatgtttttgttacccatgaaaatgcactgtcattgcaggtctgggaactactttttgagcAGTAATTCATTAAGCGTGTCTgttgcgggcgcgtactaacacaaaatatacaaaaactgtatacaacccctggcaataattatggaatcaccggtctcggaggatgttcattcagttgtttaattttgtagaaaaaaagcagatcacagacatgacacaaaactagagtcatttcaagtggcaactttctggctttaagaaacactataagaaatcaagaaaaaaaattgtggcagtcagtaacggttacttttttagaccaagcagagggaaaaaaaatacggactcactcaattctgaggaataaattatggaatcaccctgtaaattttcatccccaaaactaacacctgcatcaaatcagatctgctcgttagtctgcatctaaaaaggagtgatcacaccttggagagctgttgcaccaagtggactgacatgaatcatggctccaacacgagagatgtcaaatgaaacaaaggaaaggattatgaaactcttaaaagagggtaaatcatcacacaatgttgcaaaagatgttggttgttcacagtcagctgtgtctaaactctggaccaaatgcaaacaacatgggaaggttgttaaaggcaaacatactggtagaccaaggaagacatcaaagcatcaagacagaaaacttaaagcaatatgtctcaaaaatcgaaaatgcacaacaaaacaaatgaggaacgaatgggaggaaactggagtcaacgtctgtgaccgaactgtaagaaaccgcctaaaggaaatgggatttacatacagaaaagctaaacaaaagccatcattaacacctaaacagaaaaaaacaaggttacaatgggctaaggaaaagcaatcgtggactgtggatgactggatgaaagtcatattcagtgatgaatctcgaatctgcattgggcaaggtgatgatgctagaacttttgtttggtgccgttccaatgagatttataaagatgactgcctgaagagaacatgtaaatttccacagtcattgatgatatggggctgcatgtcatgtaaaggcactggggagatggctgtcattacatcatcaacaaatgcacaagtttacgttgatattttggacacttttcttatcccatcaattgaaaggacgtttggggataatgaaatcatttttcaagatgataatgcatcttgccatagagcaaaaactgtgaaaacattcctggcaaaaagacacatagggtcaatgtcatggcctgcaaatagtccggatcttaatccaattgaaaatctttggtggaagttgaagaaaatggtccatgacaaggctccaacctgcaaagctgatctggcaacagcaatcagagaaagttggagccagattgatgaagagtactgtttgtcactcattatgtccatgcctcagagactgcaagctgttataaaagccagaggtggtgcaacaaaatactagtgatgtgttggagcgttcttttgtttttcatgattccatatttttttcctcagaattgagtgattccatattttttttccctctgcttggtctaaaaaagtaaccgttactgactgccacaattttttttcttgatttcttatagtgtttcttaaagccagaaagttgccatttgaaatgactttagttttgtgtcatgtctgtgatctgctttttttctacaaaattaaacaactgaatgaacatcctccgaggccggtgattccataatttttgccaggggttgtagttgttaGGCCAGAATGACAGCGTCCACTTTTAGTTTGCCATAAGATAGTGGCGCGCGTGAGAGTATTGGAGCTAGCCTCAAGCTGTCATTCAAGCAACTGCAGATATTTGCGTTTCTGCATTGGCTCCATTTTTCAACAGTTGACGCTGGGTGCACACACATGGACTGGGCCCATTTTGATAGTTCCACAGTCATGGTAGATAAAATCAAAAAGTGCCAACCAGCTCTGATCTCACTAAGTTAACTTTGTGAAATATAGCGTTTTGTAGTGTTCAGTAGTGTCCACAcacattccagaaaggaccaagagggtgcaggctttttaACCAAGctacaaaatgatgcaaattaactACCTGATGCAGAAAAAAATATGATAGCTCAAAATATTCCCCTGAAGACATGCAATATGAACTGAACGTACAGTCTTGCAGGAGTTCAGCGGTGTTCAGGATCTTGGAGCGTTGTTCTGGGTCAGTGATGTTCAGTTCATTGAGGTGTGACTCCTTCAGGCCTGCAAAGTCCTCCAAGCTCTGGAAACCGTGCATGGACAGCAAAGAACTCAGCTCCTAAAACACATAATGGCACAAACTCTAATTAGCTTGCATTTAACTGAACAATCAAGATGGTTTGCTTGATTTGTTGCATGGTATGCAGAGCATCAGATTTTTGGTGCCTTTGCTTACAGTCAGACCGATGCAGTCCAGCACCTCCTCCAGGGTTTTGGGTTTGGATTTAGAGGAGTGGACCTTGCTGTTGCGGTGCCTCCTTCTGGTTGGAGGGCTGTCATCAGGCAGAAGGTTGACGTAGATGAACTTGAAGGAGCCCACCTTGTTGTTGAGCTTCCCAGTCCAGGTTCCCACTGGCGGCTTCTCAATGATGTGGATGATGTCACCTTTCTGGAACAGAAattaataacattattttagcatCTTTTAAGACATGTTCTTTTTGAGCATCATTGTACAGTTTGCACAGGTCACTACTGCACCTGTGGTTTTTTTCTTGCAGCGACTCTCAAGCCTATGCTGCAAATAAATTTTTGTTGATTTTTCCGCTATATTATTTCAAACGTAGAAAACCAGTTGATAGATATTCAACACTGATACTTTCCACAGAGTTTATATCAATGGAAAATTTTGTTGAGTCATTGCTAAACAACAGTGATGGATAAAGAAGAGTCTTGGCGTTTCTGCATTATTCAAACT is part of the Thalassophryne amazonica chromosome 11, fThaAma1.1, whole genome shotgun sequence genome and harbors:
- the sash3 gene encoding SAM and SH3 domain-containing protein 3 — its product is MLRRRPSNASEKDQGQKKKVPLQRSSSFKDFMKPKLASPITPDKEFTLEEAPDMVAPADEAVKSGSKLSKKWRNVISRTMTRKTSKMVQKALAEEGGESGEEYSLSPVADGLPDLSAGQRTSVCSSGSEDIMPGLITRQLSGNSDRQSLDSGYCQRDSMRLEESGASYNGPFCGLALVHTDFTPSPYDVESLKLQKGDIIHIIEKPPVGTWTGKLNNKVGSFKFIYVNLLPDDSPPTRRRHRNSKVHSSKSKPKTLEEVLDCIGLTELSSLLSMHGFQSLEDFAGLKESHLNELNITDPEQRSKILNTAELLQDSEEDPDTEEDNGSQGNSTQPRDSGCFESSENLENERDESKVDEEEQHEASEEHMNQESQQQDEDSEPEEENQTDQLEDMQEQLGIHSG